ATCACGAGGCGTTCCGCTCCCCGCGCGCGGCTCTCCGCGCACGCGGCTTCCAGGCGCGGTAGCACGAGCAGGCCCTGGTCCTGCTCATCGGAAATCGAGGAGTGTGAGAAGCAAAAGTCGCACTTCGCCTGGCACGCACTGGCAATCGGCAGCACCGAGAGCGAGCGCGGATTCACGTCGCCCCAAGCGCGGAGGTTCCCGTTCAGTTCCAGCGACGCCGCGAGTGCGTCTTCGGTACGGAGTTCGGTCAGCGTGTCGTCCAGAAGCCGCTCAACGCGGACGTAATTCTGCTCGATGTACTCGCCCAAACCGGTGCGTTCATTGGCGCGGAGTTTGTGCCGCGCGACGCGCGTGTGGAGCACGATCGCGCGGTCGCGTGCGGGTATCTTTTGGAGCAAGCGCCCCACTTTGGCGAACCCAATGTCGAGTTGATCGTTCGGGAGCAGGTAGAACTGATCGGGGTACGTGGATTCTGGGATGTTCGCCTTGCTGTAGGTGCGCGAATACTTGTCGTACCCGCGGGCGAAATTCGACAGCGCGGTGACGTGGTACCGGTCCACGATTTCCGTTTCCGCGCCCGCGTTGGTCTCGTGCAGGCACGAAACGATGGAGAGCGTGTTACTCGTCCCGTACACGTCGCCCGGCACAGCCAGCACGCCGCGCTCCAGCAGTTCCGTTTGCGGCACGTTGACAACAGACAAGTACCCCGATTCGGGCGGCATCCAGTTCGCGTCGAACGCGCGAATGCTCGCGGCGAGCCGGCCCCATCGCGAGCGAAAAATCGATCGCTGCGTTCGCGGGAAGTGCCGGTACCGCGTGAGCAGCACTTTCGCTTGGTCCGATTCGCGTGTATCCGCGGAAGGAAGTGCGAAGCGCTCGGGAGCGATCACGAATCCGGACACGAGCGGCGCCAGATGACTCTTCGACAGGGAGTGACAGACGATGACTTGGTTCGTGTCGATGAGCGGCTGAAGGCGTGCGGAGTTGGCGTAGTCGTAAACGCGATCGATCACCAGCAGCCGGTTCGCGTCCGCGCTGAGCCACCGGAGCAGTACCGATATCTCGTGCTCGGTTAGGTCGCGTCCGAGTGGCGTGTGCGGGGCCGTGAGGAGCACGGTGTTCGTGCGAAGTGTACGTTCGATGTCAAATTTGGGGAGCGTTGGGTACGTCTCGATTCGTGCCCCGGCTTTCTGCGCGATCATCAGATAGACCGGGTACACGTCCGCGGGCACCGAAATCACGCGATCGTTCAGCGGGCCGGCGAAAAGCTTGAAAAGAGAGTCGCGCACGCCGACCGAGCGGAAGCTGTGCGTGAATCGCACGTTGAGGTATTTGCGCCAGGCGTGTTCGAGGGTGATTTCCGGCGGAGATGTGAAATCGAAGCCGCGTGCGATGGCTTTGACGGGGCTCAAACAGTCCAGTCGTAGTAACCCCGGTTGCCGCGCAAGCGCCTCGGCAGCAAACGCCTTGAACGCCACGAACGCGGGGCTGACTTCGCGTGTGAGTTCGGACACGGCTGACTCTTTCTGAAATGGGCTCGAACACGTTCCGCACGAAATGACACGCCGACCCACTCGCGGGTTCGTGCCCACTGATAAGACGTGGCCGGCGCGGTCGGGTTTCACGCACTCCCCGGCACCAGCGCCGGAGCGAGACAATGGCTCTGGCCCGCGGTTCCGCTTCAGGGTACCGTGGCAACACTCTCAAGCCCCACGCGGCTGCTCTCTCCCCGCCTCGGTGCCCTCATGCTGCGACACGCCACCGCCCTCGTCACGCTACTCGCGCTCGCGACCTCAGCGCTGACCCGAGAGCCGATCCCGGACCGGCTCGTCGTGCTGACGTTCGACGACGCGAGCAAGTCGCACTACACCGTCGCCCGACCGCTCCTGATGAAGCACAAGTTCGGCGCGACGTTCTTCGTGACCGAAGGGTGGGACTTCGCTACGAATCAAAAGGACTACATGACCTGGGGCGAGATCGCGCAGTTGCACAAGGACGGCTTCGAGATCGGTAACCACACGATCGACCACAAGAGCGTGACCGATAAGACTATTCGCGACCTGCCGGCCCAAATTAAAGCCATTAACGCCCGGTGCAAGGAGCACGGCATCCCGCAGCCGGTCAGTTTCGCGTACCCGGGCAACGCGATCACGAAGGACGCGCTCCCGGTCCTGAAAGACCTCGGGATCAGGTTCGCGCGCCGCGGGGGCGCGCCCGAGTACCCGTACAAGGACGGGCGCGGGTTCGCCTACGAACCGGGCCTCGACCACCCGCTGCTCGTCCCCACTGCCGGCGACGCCCGCCCGAACTGGACCCTCGACGACCTCAAACTCGCCGTGGCGCAGGCCAAACATGGCAAAATCGCGGTGCTGCAATTTCACGGCGTCCCGGACACGGCCCACGACTGGGTGACCACGAAGAAGGAGCAGTTCGAGGCGTTCGTGAAGTATCTCGCGGACGAGAAATTCACCGTCATCGCGATGCGCGATCTGGCGAAGTTCGTTGACCCCGAAGTCGCGCCGGCGGACCCGTTCGGGGTGATCGAGGACCGCAAGAAACTCGTCGAAGCGAAGCGCGACGGGAGCGCCGGCCGCCCGACCAAGAGCGACAGCGAGCTGCGGTACTGGCTGGACAACGCGCTGGTTCAGCACCGCTTCACCACCACCGAAACCGGAGCCGCACTGGACCTCACCGCCGATGAAGTGACTGCGGCGGCCAAGCGCCTCGGCATCGACCCGGCCAAGCGCCCCGAGCAGAAGCCCGGCGACGCACTCGTTGTGCTGCCCTACCCCGGCGGGCGCCACCCGCGCATCGGCTTTCGCGACGGCGCGATTCGTCCCCAGCGCGAAACAAAGGTGAGCGCGTTCGCACCGTGGAACGACGGCGGCTACGCGGTCGCGGACGCGCCCGAAGCGGTGTGGTTCGAGCCGACACCCAAGAAGCCCGAACTGCTCTACCTCGCGCACACGCACGTACCGACCACATGGGACCGACAGAAGATCGCGCTCGATCCCCTGGAGTGGACCCGCGGCAAAGACGGGTCACTCGCGCTCGAGCGCACGCTGCCGAACAAAGTCACGCTCATGTCGAAGGTAGTGCCCGGCAAAGACGGGGTGCGAATGGAGTTCCGCGTTACAAACGGCACCGACCAAGCGCTCACCGGGTTGCGGGTACAAATGTGCGTGATGCTCGCGGGGCTGACCGGGTTCGACAAGCAAACGAACGACAATAAGGTGTTCGCGGCCCCGTTCGCCGCGTGCAAGGACGCCACAGGCAAGCGCTGGGTGATTACCGGTTGGGAGCAGTGCGGGCGCGCGTGGGGCAACCCGCCGTGCCCGTGCCTGCACGCCGACCCGGTGGTGGAGGACTGCCCGCCGGGGCAGACGAAAGCCGTCCGCGGGTGGCTGTCCTTCTATGAGGGCGCGGACATCGACTCCGAGTTGAAGCGTTTGAAGGCTGTCGCGTTCCCGTGATACGATCTCGTTTTGGTTGCATTCTGTAGCCGGCCTCACAGAGGCCGGGAGCCCCTAAGTTTGTGGCTCACCGGCCTCTGTGAGGCCGGCTACAGAACACAAAGCAATCCGCACAATTTGGTGTGAGCGGTCACGAAGCCGTTGTCGCCCGCCGTTG
This region of Gemmata massiliana genomic DNA includes:
- a CDS encoding aminotransferase class I/II-fold pyridoxal phosphate-dependent enzyme, which produces MSELTREVSPAFVAFKAFAAEALARQPGLLRLDCLSPVKAIARGFDFTSPPEITLEHAWRKYLNVRFTHSFRSVGVRDSLFKLFAGPLNDRVISVPADVYPVYLMIAQKAGARIETYPTLPKFDIERTLRTNTVLLTAPHTPLGRDLTEHEISVLLRWLSADANRLLVIDRVYDYANSARLQPLIDTNQVIVCHSLSKSHLAPLVSGFVIAPERFALPSADTRESDQAKVLLTRYRHFPRTQRSIFRSRWGRLAASIRAFDANWMPPESGYLSVVNVPQTELLERGVLAVPGDVYGTSNTLSIVSCLHETNAGAETEIVDRYHVTALSNFARGYDKYSRTYSKANIPESTYPDQFYLLPNDQLDIGFAKVGRLLQKIPARDRAIVLHTRVARHKLRANERTGLGEYIEQNYVRVERLLDDTLTELRTEDALAASLELNGNLRAWGDVNPRSLSVLPIASACQAKCDFCFSHSSISDEQDQGLLVLPRLEAACAESRARGAERLVITGGGEPTLLAHHKLLEIMRVGAKHFRKIVMITNGYKLGHADPADRLCTLRDYYESGLTVLALSRHSHDRNAEIMHLETHSERVAQAWQAHRGEWPGLTLRWVCVLQKAGVSDECTLRDYLTWVVETGGDEICFKELYVAASNESVYHDSAYNSWSADQQVPLSLVTEFLRNNGAEKVSELPWGSPVYRLHWRGKELTVAAYTEPSVFWERATGVCRSWNLMADGTCYANLETTSSRIEIGRTSHTLPLLETIR
- a CDS encoding polysaccharide deacetylase family protein, which encodes MLRHATALVTLLALATSALTREPIPDRLVVLTFDDASKSHYTVARPLLMKHKFGATFFVTEGWDFATNQKDYMTWGEIAQLHKDGFEIGNHTIDHKSVTDKTIRDLPAQIKAINARCKEHGIPQPVSFAYPGNAITKDALPVLKDLGIRFARRGGAPEYPYKDGRGFAYEPGLDHPLLVPTAGDARPNWTLDDLKLAVAQAKHGKIAVLQFHGVPDTAHDWVTTKKEQFEAFVKYLADEKFTVIAMRDLAKFVDPEVAPADPFGVIEDRKKLVEAKRDGSAGRPTKSDSELRYWLDNALVQHRFTTTETGAALDLTADEVTAAAKRLGIDPAKRPEQKPGDALVVLPYPGGRHPRIGFRDGAIRPQRETKVSAFAPWNDGGYAVADAPEAVWFEPTPKKPELLYLAHTHVPTTWDRQKIALDPLEWTRGKDGSLALERTLPNKVTLMSKVVPGKDGVRMEFRVTNGTDQALTGLRVQMCVMLAGLTGFDKQTNDNKVFAAPFAACKDATGKRWVITGWEQCGRAWGNPPCPCLHADPVVEDCPPGQTKAVRGWLSFYEGADIDSELKRLKAVAFP